CATGGAAAAGCTCTACGAGGGCAAAGCCAAGATTCTCTACCCCGAGGGGGAAAACCTAAGGGTCTACTTCAAGGACGAGGCCACCGCCTTCAATGCTCAGAAGAGGGGCCTGATCCCGGGCAAGGGGGTGGTGAACAACAAGGTCTCCGCCTTCCTCTTCCGCCACCTCGAGGCCCACGGGGTGAAGACCCACTTCCTGAAGGAGCTCTCCGACCGGGAGATGCTGGTGCGGCGGGTGGAGATCCTCCCCCTCGAGGTCATCCTCCGCTACCGGGCGGCGGGGAGCTTCGCCAGGCGCTACGGGGTGGAGGAAGGCACCCCCCTCCAGGCCCCCCTGGTGGAGTTCTCCCTCAAGAACGACGCCCTGGGGGACCCCTTGATCTGCGAGAACGCCATCCTGGCCTTAGGGCTTGCGGAAGAGGGCGAGCTGGAAAGGGTCAAGGCCACCGCCTTAAGGGTGGGGGAGCTCCTCAGGGGTTTCTTCGCCCAAAGGGGCCTGGACCTTTG
The genomic region above belongs to Thermus sediminis and contains:
- the purC gene encoding phosphoribosylaminoimidazolesuccinocarboxamide synthase; translation: MEKLYEGKAKILYPEGENLRVYFKDEATAFNAQKRGLIPGKGVVNNKVSAFLFRHLEAHGVKTHFLKELSDREMLVRRVEILPLEVILRYRAAGSFARRYGVEEGTPLQAPLVEFSLKNDALGDPLICENAILALGLAEEGELERVKATALRVGELLRGFFAQRGLDLWDFKLEFGRYGGEILLADEISPDTMRLRKDGEPLDKDRFRRDLGGVEEAYQEVLRRVLGG